In Brachypodium distachyon strain Bd21 chromosome 5, Brachypodium_distachyon_v3.0, whole genome shotgun sequence, the genomic window tgaaatttactcttattTAAATAAATTCGGAGAGGGGACAAGGTAGAAAGTTTTATTCAATGACACATCTGAATTGTATTAGGGATGAAAACGCCAAATATAACCAGATGCAAGGCAACTCCCTCAGGTAAAGAAGAACATGCCatacaagaaagaaaatcacAAACAAAACTCTTGAAAGTTGGCAACACTATATCTGTGGCCGCTCTCGTTGGAGATAGGCGAATCCCTCAGATCAGGGATTTGACTTGTGCAGACCTTGTAGAGTACAAGCCCTTATAGATACGCCATAGTACCCAATAGCTTGTTCCGAACTTACAGCACAGTGAGGTTGGAGAAGAGTTCTTTTAATAGCCAAAGCAAAGGGCAGGAGCTTTGCTAGGATATAGGTGGGGATTATGCCCGATATGGTCAAGTGGTCGGACCCAACTCGATATGACGAATCCAAAGGCTTAAGCTTGCATCATCACGATAGGTAGGGCGGCACAACCCTGCCTTGATGTAGCCGTCATCGCCACGAAAGCTGCTCTAACGAGCACCACCAAGATCCGTGACCTGCAAACACCACCAAAGCTCGCTAGTTCTCACCACCGCACAAATCTGTGTTGACGCGACATTGAATTTGGAGAACCATTATTTCTTAGCACCACCACTGCCATCATTTCTTAGAACGACACCATAGCGGACACAAACCCACAAGCTTTATATTCAACACACTAAGAAACAAGTGCCAAGGTTCTTCCCTGTCGTCAACCGGGTGGCGTGGAATGGGATTGGTCGAGTTTGCATGATAGTAGGGTTGTTTAGACCAATGTTAGAGCAGGGGATGAGACAGATAGTTAGGGAGATAAAAAGGAATAACGACATGACATAAAGCAGCTTGTGTTAATTGGGTGATACGGTCTTCGGCGGTGGCTTCATGTAACTCTATGTacatgatttgttttgttcatatttaaaatttgttaTAAGAGCGTTCTTGTTATAATCTTGCTCGACCCATCCTCgagaaggaggagatgggccACACTCCATCCATGTTAAGATTATATAGGTCATTCATCCCTCTGTCATCACTGCCGGTCCTTCCGTTCTCTGCTACTCTTTCTGTTCACATCACCACGCCTTCTCCTCGTCACCTCAATGTAGCTTAAGGTTTGatgaaaatttgaaactttAATAAAAATCAAGCTTATATACGTCAATCGGTGAGGATGATGGTGCATCCTCTTTTTCGGAGAAAAAAGACGCCACTCTTAAGCCCGATCCTCGCTCCTTTCACTTACTTCTTCCTCCCTTGTTCTTTCTCTACTCAGCGACGATGAAGCTTCCCGCTTTGGATCTAACGGTCAAAAATTAGTCCGGCTCAAGCCATTTTCTGTGAACGCAGGTCGAAAGGCGCGCGAGAGCTCGGGCGGGCGCCAAAGCGGATCCCATTACGCGTCtcctttaatttcttttttttttgcgctgtCCTTTAATTTCATCTTACAGCCCACGACGAGTAAAAAGCATAACAAAGCAAAGCGAAGCAAACAGTAGCGCACCCAATAATTCGGTTCCGTACTCCAAACCGGAAAAAATAAttcaaagcaaagcaaagcaactCGACACCGCACGCACTGACTCACTGACTGACACTTCACACACCACTAAATCCCGTCGCCGACCGACCgaccacccgccgccgccgccgccgcggcgccggcttcAGAGCCAAATCCGATCTTTGATTTAGCCGCGAAGGGGGCGCATGCGGCGGCATCTCCGACGATGACCtcccggctcctcctcctccacgcgctgctcctcctttTCGCGGCCGTCGGGGTTGACGGCcggaggagggcgccgccgtcgctggaGTTCCACCACCGGTTCTCCGCTCGCTTGCGGGGGTGGGCGGACGCCCGCGGCCACGAGCTCCCTGGCGGATGGCCGccccccggcggcgccgcctacgtcgccgccctcgccggccACGACCGCCACCGCGCGCTCGCGGCCGCCGATCACCCGCCGCTCACCTTCTCCGAGGGGAACGCCACGCTGAAGGTCAGCAACCTCGGATTGTAAGGCCTCTGCCCTCTTCTCGCGATCCTGGTGTGTTTGTGCTTGAGATGTTGAGTGCTATCagcaattttattttctgtggcTCTGCTGTACTAGCTTGCACTATGCGCTAGTGACGGTGGGCACGCCCGGGCACACGTTCATGGTGGCGCTGGACACCGGGAGCGACCTCTTCTGGCTTCCTTGCCAGTGCGACGggtgcccgccgccagcctcggGCGCTTCCGGATCAGTAAGAGCTCTCTGTTCTCTTCAGAATTTTGCTGGGTCCTTTGATCCGATGGGCGTTGCTGCATGGTTCAGGGCTGAATGTTATATGCACTGCCTGTTCTGTTAGGATTTCTTGTTCCATCTGCTTGTGAACTGTTCAGTACTAGGATTTGGATTCAGATGATGCTCTATACCACGTTTTGTTCGGTTGTTCCTATTAAAACCAGTTCTGGAATATGTTTGGTCGTTTTTCTTTGTGGTGAAATTAAGGTTGCTGCTACTACTTTACTGTACACGTATACATAAATGTTTCAGGAAGATTGCATAGAATGTTATTAACCAACATTGTGTATTCTGGCCAACAATAATTGGGCTATTTAATTGGATTTGTACCAGTTCACTTCAACAATTATCTGAAATGGGCAGCTTAGCAGTTACTTTGAATGGCATGAATTTTCACTTTGATACTGTTCCTATCGCACTGTTCTGAATAGTGACCATTGGTTAGTTTTTGCAATTATACGATTATTAGGTAGAGGTGTCCTGACCGTTGCGTACTGGTTGTTAACACTAATTTAAAGGTCATGCCAAGAGGTGTTTATACAGTTTTATGCTTTGGATTGTTTATTCGACCTGTTTTACAGTATCCTAAATCAATTATAATGGTTTTCTAGCAAGCATGAAATTTGTTAAATTTAATTATCTCTCCAATTATTTGTAGCCAGAGTATGTATATGATGTGTATCTCCATGCCATTTCTCTTAAATCGTTAACAGTAAAACTGCTTTCATCTCTGTTATCATGATCGGTTGGTATTGCTTTATCAAATAATTGATTTCAACTTAGTCTTTTTTTATTCACAGAATTACTTTAGTGAAAAGAATGTTTTTTGATAGACCTAGGACATGGATGGATTCTGTATGAACCAATGGATCGTGACAAGTCGTTACTAATAGCAATGACTTACCTCTTTCATTACTTATCCTTTCCATATCCCTCTCCCTTGTTCGATCTTACTCATCAAATGGCACTCAGTCAAATTATTTGCACCTTCCTCCGCTgtttagttttgttttctactTTTCTTGTTTGTACTTGTGCCTTCTTCTTAATAAGAATGACACATCGCtcggcgtgttcgagaaaTTGTTAGATGTCTATCTCCACGCTATttatttgaaattgttaacagTAAAACTGCCTTCATATCCACTTATCATGTAACACTTTACCTTTTAACTCAGTCTCTCTTTTCCTAGATTATTCATGGAATTTGTTTACCAAATTGTTTGCTCCTaagtattttcctttttattttatttttgttttcggtTCTTACTTGCTCTTTGTTTGTACACATCGGTTGGACAATTAATATTCAGGTCTAATGGGAGTCCTAGTGGGTGTAATCCTCAGCACTGTAAATAAAGGGTCTGGAGTTCCTGAGTGACAACCCAGTTATTCTGATATTATTTTTCCTATCTTAAGCTCTGTTCGTTGGAAAGAAATTTTTGTTCCAATATTTCCCACTTTTGTAGCTTTCTATTGATGATCTGAAAACACGAGTATCATCAAAAATATTCTGATATTATTATCTGCATGCCTGCATGTATCTTCTCTTCGAAAGTTACAATTTTTTCTGACTAATAGCTTGTTGATTACCTGAAATTCCAGGCTTCGTTTTACATTCCTAGTATGTCATCAACAAGCCAAGCAGTTCCTTGCAACAGTGATTTTTGTGATCATAGAAAAGACTGCTCTACAACATCAAGTTGTCCATACAAGATGGTCTATGTCTCTGCAGACACATCATCCTCTGGATTCCTAGTCGAGGATGTGCTTTACCTATCAACAGAGGATAACCACCCTCAAATTCTGAAGGCACAAATAATGTTTGGGTAATGTTTACTCTTGATCTAGCGAGATGAAATATTTTTCACTGTTTCGATAACCCTTGAACTATTTCATTTATCAGCTGTGGACAGGTCCAGACAGGATCATTTCtggatgctgctgctcctAACGGGCTTTTTGGACTTGGGATAGACATGATATCGGTTCCTAGCATTCTAGCACATAAAGGTTTGACTTCTGATTCCTTCTCAATGTGTTTTGGCCGTGATGGTATTGGGAGGATCAGTTTTGGAGACCAAGGCAGTTCGGACCAAGAGGAGACGCCACTTGACATCAACCAGAAACAGTGAGCAAATTTTGTTCATTTACCTGGCTTACAATTAGTTATTGTGTTGTTTCCCTAATCCATTGTTGTTTGTCTCCTGTTAATTTGACCGTCTGGGACATTGTTGTATTCCAGCCCTACATATGCTATCACCATCACTGGGATTACAGTTGGCACTGAGCCAATGGATTTGGAGTTTAGTACTATTTTTGATACAGGGACGACCTTCACATATTTGGCAGACCCAGCATACACATATATAACACAGAGTGTAAGTATATTACCTTTTTTGATTTTATCTTGCATTCTTGCTTCAAGATGGAAATTCAGGGTTCAAATCCTGGTGCTCACAATTATATTTTAGGGGTTTCCGCTACAGtcttcccctaaaaaaaaagatggaaatTCACTTTGCAGTTATTTCTCCTTTTCAGTTCCATACACAAGTTCGAGCAAATCGACATGCCGCTGACACAAGGATTCCTTTTGAATATTGCTATGATCTAAGGTTATTTTGTGTTGTTTTATCAGACCTTTGAGTTGTATCTTTTGCCAATATATGCTAAAATGACAATGGTTAACTTTGTACAGCTCTAGTGAGGCAAGGATTCAAACTCCTGGTGTAAGTTTCAGAACAGTAGGGGGGAGCCTATTCCCTGTTATTGATCTAGGGCAGGTTATCTCCATTCAGGTATTGTGAGTCTCAGATTCCTATATTTATGTCCTTTTACACTAGGATTACTTATATAACAATGCTGTTTTCTTTGATATTTGCAGCAACATGAGTATGTCTATTGCTTGGCAATTGTCAAGAGCACGAAACTGAATATAATTGGACGTAAGTTTTCCACAGAACTGTCCAGTTTCGAACTATGCTTTTGCATTTTATCAAACACTTGAAAGAGCGCTTTAGAGTGTCATTAACGAGAACAAGAACACATAGGTTTCCTCCAGCTCCTGAGATTCATTTGGTTATCTCCAGTTCTCCACAACAAATGATGCGACGTGGTATTTAGTATTTAATCCCCACAACAAAAGGAAACTCACCTTGTTGGCTTTGTCCAAACCTAGCACACCTTACTCAAAACTGAAGTCATTATGCTATTCATACACTAGTGACATTTCACTTTTTCTCTCAATGCCAACAATTGCAAATCTTTCCTGTGGCTATAGTTTCATGTCTTAAACGATGCAAACATGTTCTTTATTTTCAGGAATGTATATCATCTCATATTGCTTAAGCTCTGAGTTAAAACAATATCATGTATTCATGTATGAACTTTAGGAGCGGAAATGGTTTCGACGAATGAGCTCATCTCACATTATATGATGCGAGTTATTTGTTTGGCTGCTTATCCCTGATGGTGCaagattttgtttggtttcctGTACGAGTTTATGTGGGATATGAGATATTTTTCATTTCAATTGAGTCAATTATAGTTGTAAagtttccttcaaaaaaatatatagttgTAAAGTAATACGCAGCAACTAGTCTTTCAGAGGCTTAGTGGTTCATAAAGTATAGTGTTTTTTTCCATTCACATGACACCTAAATTTTGCGTTACATGACTTTTACAAGATTTAACATCCTTTTAGTTTTGTGCCAAAATTTTAGTAAGctttcatttttgttgtttctctAGTTCTTTTTTTGGAGCCAAACTTGCCAAAATTTGGGCAGACAATCAGACATTTTGGTAGCAACAAAGTCTTTTTTTCCTATGCTTGATCATGCCCAAACTAAACAGGCATCAAAACCTTTTTCCTGATTACATTATCTCCTAGTTGTGGAAATACACACATTGTAAAACATGACAAAAATTGGTTTGGGTCATTTTTAATCATCAATAAGTTGACTAAAGCTCCTGATTTGATGCTCGCAcaccatcattttttttattgaatttaAATAAATATCCCCATTTATTACGGTAGTAATTAGCTACATACCTCCTGGTACTTGGTATCTTGCTCCAGTATGCAACAACCAAGTCAATATTTATATGGCATGCCCAGCATATATTTTGCTTCTCTTTCCATGTATCTTAGTACTACAACTTTTAACGTAGTACTTTGTAAATGCccttgtaagttgtaacgAATTAACCATGACAATGCAtgtttctaccaaatgaaacaATAGAATCAGATATATGTAGGATGGAGAAATGTGAGCACCCAATTTGATATAGCATTTTGCCAAGCACAAACTCCTTTCCAGACAGCACATTCTTTAGTATCAGAATTGAGTAGGACTCTACATTGTTGTGGCACAGAAAATTTCATGACTGGTGTTCGGGTCGTGTTTGATCGGGAAAGGAAAATTCTAGGATGGAAGAAATTCAATTGTAAGTAAAACTTCTATGTGCTCTGTTTACAAATGATTCTTCATAAATGTTAATTTGCTTATGATACACACTTACTGCAAGCATAGGTTATGACACTGATAGTACAAACCCTCTCTCCATCAACTCGAGGAATTCGTCGGGCTTCTCCCCTTCAACATACTCTCCTCAGGAAAC contains:
- the LOC100842623 gene encoding aspartyl protease family protein 1; amino-acid sequence: MTSRLLLLHALLLLFAAVGVDGRRRAPPSLEFHHRFSARLRGWADARGHELPGGWPPPGGAAYVAALAGHDRHRALAAADHPPLTFSEGNATLKVSNLGFLHYALVTVGTPGHTFMVALDTGSDLFWLPCQCDGCPPPASGASGSASFYIPSMSSTSQAVPCNSDFCDHRKDCSTTSSCPYKMVYVSADTSSSGFLVEDVLYLSTEDNHPQILKAQIMFGCGQVQTGSFLDAAAPNGLFGLGIDMISVPSILAHKGLTSDSFSMCFGRDGIGRISFGDQGSSDQEETPLDINQKHPTYAITITGITVGTEPMDLEFSTIFDTGTTFTYLADPAYTYITQSFHTQVRANRHAADTRIPFEYCYDLSSSEARIQTPGVSFRTVGGSLFPVIDLGQVISIQQHEYVYCLAIVKSTKLNIIGQNFMTGVRVVFDRERKILGWKKFNCYDTDSTNPLSINSRNSSGFSPSTYSPQETKNPAGATQLRHLNSSPPVMWHNNSLVLMFLLVHSVLFF